From Bacteroides uniformis:
GAGGCGGCGCTCGATTCCGTAGTGGGCAAATATAAAGTCGGCTCCATTCTCAATGCGCCACAAACTACCGCCCAGACCCCTGCTATGTGGAATCAGGTGGTAAAGACCATTCAGGATGTGTCAATAAAACATCTCGGTATCCCCACCGTGTATGGTCTCGACCAGATGCATGGCACCACCTACTCCACCGGTGGTACGCTTTTCCCGGGTGCCATCAACATGGCGGCCACTTTCAACCGCGACCTTGTATATAAGATGGGTGAAATAGTGGCCTACGAGACTCGTGCCTGTAATGTACCCTGGATTTACGGCCCATGTATCGACCTCGGCAGAATGCAAGCCTGGAGTCGGCAGTATGAATCATTTGGCGAAGATGTATTCCTCTCCAGCGAGATGGGGGCAGCCGCTCTTCGCGGCATGCAAGGTGATAATCCTAACCATATCGATGCATACCACGTGGCAGGCTGCCTAAAGCATTACTTTGCCTACGGAGCACCATACAACGGACTGGATCGTTCACCGGCCAGATTGAGCTACGAGGAACTGCGCGAGAAGCAGTTTGCGCCCTTTCTGCGGGGAATCCGGGAAGGAGCCTTAAGCATCATGACCAACAGTTCCAACGTAAATGGAGTGAAGGGCACGGTCAACCGGGAATTTATCACCGGCTGGCTCAAGGAAGGGCTTGGCTGGGACGGAATGGTGGTAACCGACTGGGGAGACATCGATGGAGCCGTTACCAGCGACCGCGTGGTCCCTACTGCCAAGGAGGCAATCCGGCTAGCCATCAATGCCGGTGTAGATATGATGATGGTTCCCTCGCAATTCACTTACAACGGCTTACTCAAAGAACTGGTAGAAGAGGGTGGCGTCAGCATGGAACGCATTGACGATGCCGTGCGACGCATCCTGCGCCTGAAACACCGGGTGGGACTTTTCGAACAGCCTAACACCTTTGCTAAAGATTATCCCAAATTCGGTAGTGAGGAGTTTGCAGCATACAGCCGGCAGGCCGCATTGGAATCCATCGTTTTATTGAAGAACGACTCTGTAGACAGCCAAAGTCGCTTATTGCCCATAAAGCAAGGCACCCGACTGCTGGTATGTGGACCTAATGCCAACAGCATGCGTACACTCAACGGCGGCTGGAGCTATACCTGGCAGGGCGACGGTGCCGACCGCGAGGAATTTACCGGGCATTTCAATACCATCTATGAAGCCCTGCGAAACAAGTTCGGAAGCAATCATGTGACATTGGTAGAGGGCGTGAGTTACGACTCGAAACGCTGGGCAATGGATCATGCCGATAATATCGGCGATGCCGTGGCTGCTGCTGCCGACAATGACTATGTGATAGTGTGCATCGGAGAGAATACCTACGCCGAGACCCGGGGCAACATTGCCGATATCAATCTCAGTACCAATCAGAAAAATCTGGTGAAGGCACTGGCTGCTACGGGCAAGCCCATCATCCTGGTGCTGAACGAGTCGCGCGGACGCGCCATCAGCGACATCGAACCTTTGGCAAAGGCCGTAGTACACACCATGCTGCCTGGCAATTATGGAGGAGATGCGCTGGCCGAACTCTTAGCGGGCAATGAAAACTTCTCCGGCCGTCTGCCATATACCTACAGCGCTCAGCCGAATGCAATGGTCAACTACGACTATAAGGCGAGCGAAGTGCGCGAGACCATCAGCGGTGTATACGACTATAATGCCAAGACCTACGAACAGTGGTGGTTTGGAGCCGGTATGAGCTATACCACCTATACCTACAGCAACCTCCGTGCCGATAAGAATAGTTTCACGAAAGACGATGTGCTCACTTTCACAGTCGATGTAAAAAACACAGGCGCCATGGCGGGCAAGGAAACAGTAATGCTCTATGCTTCCGATCTCTATGCTTCGCTCATGCCCGACAATCGCCGCCTGCGCGGGTTCGAGAAGATTGTACTCGCCCCGGATGAAAGCAAAACAGTAACTTTCCGCATCAAGGCAAGCGACCTCGCCTTTATGGGAACCGGCAAGAAGTGGACACTCGAGGCTGGCGAATTCAATATCGCCTGCGGAGACCAGTCGGTGAGCATCCACTGCACGGAAGACTATACCTGGGAAGAAGAAAATATACCTGATAACTGATGAATATGAAGAAGAGTGTTTTCGTTTTATTTTTTCTTTGCCTGGCACTATCCTGCGACGCGTCTGTATGGCCGGCTGTATGGATTGGTTGCCACGCAGAAAAATCGGGCGCGGATCTGCGTGTCGCCTATTTCCGTAAAAGCGCGCAGTTAAACACGGTGCCCGACGCGCACCTGATACGCGTATCGGCAGACAACAGGTATAAACTCTTTGTCAATGGAGTACTTGTTTCTCTGGGACCGGCGCGCAGCGATCTCAGCAACTGGAATTATGAAACGGTGGATATCGCACCCTACCTTCGCCAAGGGAAAAACACCCTGGCAGCCGTAGTATGGAACTATGGAGAGAAGCGTCCGATGGCACAAATGGGAACCAACGAGATTGCCCTATTGGTATGTGCCGACGGAGCAGCCCCGGTGTTCAACACCGATTGGAATTGGCAGGTGCTGACGGGCGAATCCTATTCATCGCTCGACGACTTTGTAGTGCCCGGCTACTATGCGGCCGACCGCGGTGAGCGGTTTGACGCCAACAACTACCCCTGGGGATGGCAAACAGAGCAAGAAGCCCCCGGATTCGATTGGAAGCAAGCCCGGAACCTGGATGCGGCAGCCGACAAGGGTACACGCGACCGTGGAGGCCGCCTCCTTGTGCCTCGCTCCATACCACAAATGGAGATGCGCGAGGTGTCGGCAGGCGATATCAACTTGCCACTGACCGTTGCTCCACATACAAGAACGTCGGTATTGATTGATCGCGACTCGCTCACCAATGCCTATCTCCACCTGACCACTTCAGGCGGCAAGGGGGCTAGTGTGGAAGTATGTTACGCCGAGGCACTGTTCAATCCCGATATGCCCGACATCTGGCATGCCACCAAGCCACATCGCGATGAGACAACAGGCAAAGTTATGATGGGAGTGAAAGACCAGTTCCTGATGGATGGGGGTACGCATCGGCAGACGACTACACTTTGGTGGCGTACCTGGCGTTATCTGGAACTGACGGTGGAAACAGCCGACGAAGCATTAACTATCGAACGCCTGGGAGCCACCTTCACGGCCTATCCGCTAAAGAAGGAGAGTCACCTGCGCGCAGGTCGGGAACTGGAGCAAATGGAGAAGATAGGCTGGCGCACCGCCCGCCTCTGTGCCAACGAAACCTATATGGACTGCCCCTATTACGAACAGCTTCAATATTTTGGCGACGCCCGGATTCAGGCCATGCTCACCCTGTACAACACCCGCGACACACTCCTGCCCCGGCACGCCATCGAGCAGGGACGCATGTCGATGACCGCCGACGGGCTGACACAAAGCCGTTACCCTTCGGCCTCGCCACAGATGATATCCTCCTATTCGCTCA
This genomic window contains:
- a CDS encoding beta-glucosidase, giving the protein MRYLFSLLFLLAYGSTVAQQPPMLPRDAAIEAKIEKLLEQMSLDEKIGQMVELEIGMITYRDPRYVVEKLARMSEQELADTLRRFGLDKQHNAAQLALTTPEDKQNKEKLMRLYWVSNDIQSKLPFRLDEAALDSVVGKYKVGSILNAPQTTAQTPAMWNQVVKTIQDVSIKHLGIPTVYGLDQMHGTTYSTGGTLFPGAINMAATFNRDLVYKMGEIVAYETRACNVPWIYGPCIDLGRMQAWSRQYESFGEDVFLSSEMGAAALRGMQGDNPNHIDAYHVAGCLKHYFAYGAPYNGLDRSPARLSYEELREKQFAPFLRGIREGALSIMTNSSNVNGVKGTVNREFITGWLKEGLGWDGMVVTDWGDIDGAVTSDRVVPTAKEAIRLAINAGVDMMMVPSQFTYNGLLKELVEEGGVSMERIDDAVRRILRLKHRVGLFEQPNTFAKDYPKFGSEEFAAYSRQAALESIVLLKNDSVDSQSRLLPIKQGTRLLVCGPNANSMRTLNGGWSYTWQGDGADREEFTGHFNTIYEALRNKFGSNHVTLVEGVSYDSKRWAMDHADNIGDAVAAAADNDYVIVCIGENTYAETRGNIADINLSTNQKNLVKALAATGKPIILVLNESRGRAISDIEPLAKAVVHTMLPGNYGGDALAELLAGNENFSGRLPYTYSAQPNAMVNYDYKASEVRETISGVYDYNAKTYEQWWFGAGMSYTTYTYSNLRADKNSFTKDDVLTFTVDVKNTGAMAGKETVMLYASDLYASLMPDNRRLRGFEKIVLAPDESKTVTFRIKASDLAFMGTGKKWTLEAGEFNIACGDQSVSIHCTEDYTWEEENIPDN
- a CDS encoding alpha-L-rhamnosidase-related protein; this encodes MKKSVFVLFFLCLALSCDASVWPAVWIGCHAEKSGADLRVAYFRKSAQLNTVPDAHLIRVSADNRYKLFVNGVLVSLGPARSDLSNWNYETVDIAPYLRQGKNTLAAVVWNYGEKRPMAQMGTNEIALLVCADGAAPVFNTDWNWQVLTGESYSSLDDFVVPGYYAADRGERFDANNYPWGWQTEQEAPGFDWKQARNLDAAADKGTRDRGGRLLVPRSIPQMEMREVSAGDINLPLTVAPHTRTSVLIDRDSLTNAYLHLTTSGGKGASVEVCYAEALFNPDMPDIWHATKPHRDETTGKVMMGVKDQFLMDGGTHRQTTTLWWRTWRYLELTVETADEALTIERLGATFTAYPLKKESHLRAGRELEQMEKIGWRTARLCANETYMDCPYYEQLQYFGDARIQAMLTLYNTRDTLLPRHAIEQGRMSMTADGLTQSRYPSASPQMISSYSLSWIGMLYDYWMMRDGHQWLRQYLPAARHIIGCYEEYLRTDKSLARMPHWFFADWATGFDYGEPNYGQDGSSAYQDLVFVMALREQAAMEKAFGLEVLGNYYHDLARQITAAIKAKYWNSARGLLADTPEHDVYSQHVNALAILAEVLEEHEAQEVCRKMLDDTTLIQATFYFRYFVQQAMDKVGMANRLLDTLQPWRDQLAIGLTTWAENPEPSRSDCHAWSAHLNIEFYRMLLGIHSAAPGFAKVRLTPALGHLSEASGSIPHPLGSISVAYLKTGQTLHARIMLPEGVHATLEWKGQCVEVEHSQELVIAE